The DNA sequence TATCAAAACTTTCCAAATGATGTGAATCCGGGAGAACGTATTTTATTGGATGATGGTAAGTTGATTTTTGAAATTATTTCAACAGATAAAAAATCAGAAGTTGTTGCTAAAGTAATTCAGGGTGGAGAGTTAAAATCTAAAAAAGGGGTTAACCTTCCAAACACTAAAATTTCTTTACCGGCATTAACTGAAAAAGATATTGCTGATGCGATTTTCGCCATCGGACAAAAAGTAGACTGGATCGCACTTTCGTTTGTAAAAACACCTCGCGATTTACAAGACTTACAAGAATTGATCGCTCAACATTCAGAATATAAAATTCCGATTGTGGCTAAAATCGAAATGCCGGAAGCGCTTGAGAACATCGATAAAATTGTAGCGTATTGTGATGCCTTGATGGTTGCGCGTGGAGATTTAGGAGTTGAACTTCCTGCACATGAAGTACCATTAGTACAAAAAGATTTGATCAGAAGAGCTAAAACAGCAAGGATTCCGGTTATTGTTGCTACTCAGATGATGGAAACGATGATTACGAGTTTAACGCCAACCAGAGCAGAAGTAAATGACGTTGCCAACTCGGTAATGGATGGTGCTGATGCTGTAATGTTATCTGGAGAAACTGCGACTGGAAATTATCCGGTACAGGTGATTCAGAAAATGACTCAAATTTGTGAAGCGGTTGAAGATTCTCCGCTAATCAATGTTCCACAGAATACACCTCAAATTAAAACGAAACGTTTTATTACTAAAACAGTTTGTCACCAGGCTGCTTTGTTAGCTAATGAAATTGATGCAAAAGCAATTTGTACCTTAACTAATAGTGGTTATACAGCTTTCCAAATTTCGGCTTGGAGACCATCATCAGCGCATATTTTGGTATTTACTTCAAACAGAAGAATCCTGACCCAATTGAATTTATTATGGGGAGTAAAATCGTATTTCTATGATAAAGACGAAAGTACAGATGATACTGTAACAGACGTTAACAAAATAGCAGTAGAAAAAGGATATGCGGTAAAAGGAGATTACTTGATCAACCTTGCGGCAATGCCAATTAAAGATAAAGGAATGGTAAACACCATGAGAGTTTCTGAAATAGAATAATTTCTATTTACAAGAACGAATTAGTATAAAAAACCATCAGAATTATTCTGGTGGTTTTTGTTTTGTAGAAAAAAGCTTATGAAATCTTCATAAGCTTTTTTTATTGCCACTCTGTTTTTTATGTTTCATTTTATAAAATGAAACAAGGTCATTACTCATAAATGACTTTGGTCTGTACTTTATTGTCTAATTTTGAGCCACTTGCAAAAAAAATGTTAAAAAATCCTACTTATAAACTCCTTTCAAAAATGATCTGAAAATTTTACTTCAACCGGAACAGGTTTTACTGTATTTGATTTTGTTAAAACATTTTTTGCCAACACCCCTAGAACAAGAATTAATAACAAAATTTATCATCATGAAACAAATCAATTTTAAATGCAGATTTCGAAATGCGATACAATTAGTTGCATTGATCTGCTTTACCGGATTACATGCTCAGAATAACAAAAAGCCCAACATTCTGATCATTTGGGGAGACGATATTGGTACCACTAATATCAGTGCCTACAGCGATGGTTTAATGGGATTTACAACACCAAACATCGACCGTATTGCAAATGAAGGAGAACGTTTTTTGCATTATTACGGAGAACAAAGTTGTACAGCAGGACGCGCCGCCTTCTTAACAGGTCAACACGGTCTTAGAACAGGTCTTACCAAGGTAGGATTTCCGGGAGCGCCAATGGGTATGAGTCAGTTAGATCCTTCTATAGGAGGGATTATGAAACAATTGGGATATGTAACAGGACAGTTTGGTAAAAATCACGTTGGGGATCGTAATGAAAGTTTACCAACCGTAAACGGATTTGATGAGTTCTTCGGAAATCTGTATCACCTTAATGCAGAAGAAGAACCGGAATTACCGGATTATCCTAAAGATCCTGAATATCTGAAAAAATATGGACCAAGAGGGGTTTTAAAATGTACCGCTACCAATTCAGATGATGCTACTACAGATGATCGTTTTGGAAGAGTTGGAAAACAAAAAATAGAAGATACGGGAGCACTTACCAAAAAAAGAATGGAGACCGTAGACGATGAAACGTCTGCAGCTGCTATTGATTTTATTAAAAGACAACATGCAGCAGGGAAACCCTTTTTCTGCTGGTGGAATGGTACCCGTATGCACCTTCGTACACACGTGAGAGCAGAACATCGAGGAAAATATACACATGGTGACAGTGAATATATTGACGGTATGATCGAACATGATATTACAGTAGGCGATTTATTAAAAGCATTAGATGATTTAGGAATTGCCGATAATACCATAGTAGTATATTCTACTGATAATGGCCCTCATATGAATACCTGGCCGGATGCTGCCATGACACCATTCCGTTCAGAAAAAAACACCAACTGGGAAGGAGCATACAGAGTTCCTTGTATCGTACGTTGGCCGGGTGTAATTAAACCGGGAACTGTTACTACCGAAATAATGAGTCACAATGATTGGATGCCGACTTTGGCATCAATAGCCGGAGAACCGGATTTGGCTAAAAAACTTTTAACCGGGTATACTGCCAATGGTAAAAACTATAAAGTACACTTAGATGGTTATGATCAAAGTAACTTTTTAAAAGGCAAATCTCCAAAAAGCGCCAGAGATAAATTCTTTTATACAGACGATGACGGGCTTTTGGTAGGTCTTAGAGAAGGCGATTACAAATATGTATTTGCAGAGCAACGTCTCGAAGGAACTATGGGAGTTTGGGCAGAACCTTTTACAAAGCTGCGTTTACAAAAAATATTCAACCTGTATCAAGACCCTTTTGAGAGAGCCGATATTACTTCAAATACATTTTGGGACTGGCAATTAAATCACGTTCAATTAATGTATGGTGCCATTCAGGATGTAGTTGCATTTGCAGGGACATTTAAAGAATATCCACCACGTTCTATTCCGCCAAGTTTCTCTGCCTACACCATTATGGAGGAGACGATGAAAGACATAAAAGCAAAACAATATATAGAAAAAAATATATTAGCTAAAGAAAAAGGACAAGACGAGCCGACCGATAAAAAGAAGAAATAAACAGAACCAATGAAAAGATTCAGGTCGTATGGCCTGAATCTTTTTGATATAATAAAACAGAAATATTATGCTTAGAAAGATACTTTTAGTACAGTTAGGAGTCTTATTATTGGTCTCCTGTAAAAAATCAGATACTATAACTGTTCCAATAACAGACGGCAAACAAACAGAAAATACAGTAGCAGGAGATCCATTGCCAAGTTGGACAGATGGAACTTTAAAAAATGATATTATTGCTTATGTAGAAAAGGTTACCAAAGAAGGAAGTCCGGATTTTATTCCAATAGAAAACAGGATTGCCACTTTTGATAATGACGGAACACTGTGGGCAGAAAAACCGTATGTGCAGGAATTATTTGCTTTTTATCGGGTAAAGAAAATGACAGATGCCAATCCCGAATTAACAAAGAAACAACCCTTTAAAGCGGTTATTGAAAAAGACAAAACCTATTTTGAAAAAGGAGGCCAAAAAGCACTCATAGAACTTATTGCCGCTACACATACCGGAATGACAGAAGATGCTTTTGAAGCAGATGTTAAAGATTTTTTTGCAACAGCAAAATTTCCCGGAAAAAATGTTCCGCTAACACAAATACGATATCAGCCACAGTTGGAATTGCTTGCTTATTTACGGGCAAACGGTTTTAAGACTTTTATTGTTACCGGAGGAACTATTGAATTGGTACGAGGAATTTCATCAGATTTTTACGGAATTCCAAAAGAACAGGTCGTGGGTACTTCTTTCAAATACAAATTTGATGAGGCCAATCGCACCATCATTAGAGAACCAGCCTTAAATCAGTTTAACGATAAAACAGCTAAACCGGTGGGGATACAATTGCATATTGGTCAGCGTCCCGTTTTTGCCTGTGGAAATGAGGGTGGGGCAGGAGATATCGCCATGCTCGAATATTGCCAGAGTAATAAGTATCCTTCTTTTCAATTGTTGGTCAATCATAACGATTCCATAAGAGAATACAGTTATTCAGAAAAAGACAATGCTTCCTTAAATGCAGCCGCCAAAAACAAATGGCATGTTGTAAATATGAAAGAAGACTGGAAAAAAGTTTTTGCAGATAAATAATCTGATTGGGTAATTCAGCTGCAATAACGATTAACAATCGAAAGCTTAGTTTAATTTTTTTTAAATAATAATTATGAAAAAGGCAAGATTTTATGGTACTATCAAAGTGTTGTTTAGTACCGTTTGTTTTCTTTTGAGTTTAAACGCTGTAGCACAAGAGAAACCGGATAAGCCCGGAGCAAGTGCTCAGGAACTCGCAGATAAACTCGCTAATCCCGTTGCAAGTCTGATAAGTGTGCCTTTTCAGAATAATTTAAATTATGGTATTGGTCCTTTTAACGGATCAAAATATACGGTTAATTTTCAACCTGTAATTCCATTTAAGATAAGTGATAATCTAAATTTAATTACACGATATATAATCCCGATTGTAGATCAGAGAGATATTACCGGAGAAAATACACATCAGTTTGGTTTAAGTGACGCTACCATTACCGCCTTTTTTGCCCCAAAAGCCAAAGGAATTATTTACGGGATAGGCCCCGCATTTTTAGTACCCATTGCCACAGATAAAGTACTGGGAACAGAAAAATTCGGAATTGGCCCAAGTGTATTATTAATGCATCAGGGCAAAGGGCTTTCGGTAGGTTTTATTGCCAATCAGATTTGGTCCGTGGCCGGAAATGATAACCGTGCCGATGTCAATCAGTTTTATACCCAAATATTCTTTTCTCATAGTTATAAAAGCGGAGCCAACTTAGGAATAAATGCCGAAATAACTCAAAATTGGGAAGGTAATACAACTGCAATCTCTTTAAATCCGTCTATCGGAGCGGTATCAAAATTAGGAAGTCAGGTTATTCAGTTCTCTTTATCTCCATTGATACCCATTGTTGGGCCTAGAGAATCAAGACCAGATTGGGGCTTAAGAGTCATATTGTCTTTTGTATTTCCGGGAAAATAAAATCATTTGACAACGTTTTATTAAAACTAAAATTAGGAGAAGTAAAAGGTTGATTATTGTTTAGATACAGAAGAAAAAAGAAACGATTACGAATCGTTCAAGAACTCCTATTTTAATAAAAGTTGGAAAATGAATGATGGCAAAGAAATAGAATGAAAGGTTTTTGAGTAACTAATCCATTTAAAGAAAATGAAAAAAATAATTTTGATATTGATATTTGTCTTTGCTTTTTTCAGTTGTAAAAAAGAAGCTGCAACTCATACAGATTCAACGGCAACAACCGAAAATAAAGCAACGCCTTCCGATCAGGATATTGCAGCTGCCTATACCTATTTGTATGGGAGATATCTCGTAATTCAGCAGGAAAACCACGATATAAACGTCGAAAAAGTAGGCTACAATAAAATAAAATACAATCCGTTGGGTTCTGCACAATTTGTCAATCCAAATCTCGATGTCGCTTATCTGGAAGCCTGGATTGCGGTTGATAAAGAACATGCTGTTATTCTGAATATTCCGAAAGTGGAAGGCCGTTATTATACCGCACAATTGCTGGACGGCTGGGGTGAGGTAATTACCAATATAAATGAACGTAATTATCCTAAAACACCATATGGGAAATTTGCTTTGGTTCTAAAAGGCACTAATCCGGTAATTCCGGCAAATGCAGTAAAAATTGAACTTCCATCAGAAAAAGTAAAAATGCTGGCAAGAGTGGAATTAAAAGGCACTCCCGCAGTAGCAAAAAAATTACAAGAACAATTTACGTTTGAAGTCCCAAGTGGAATTAAGATTGCACCACCACTGACAATTCCTGATTTTACTCCGGCAAAACCAATTGGCGCTGAGATCTTTGATAAAGTAAAAGAAGTTATTGATTCGTATCCTGATGTAATGCCAAAAGCAAAAGAATATCAGGCAAAAGCAATCACAGTTGGCGAATTCTATAAAAAAGACGATATCACAAAAGGACACACCGAAGATATTGTAAAAACAAAAGCAATTCCTGGATTCTTGGCAGGAGCAAAAGGTTTCGGGACACAAAAAGGAGGCTGGTCTGTATCGTATGTTGCCGGAAAATTTGGCGATGATATCATGGCCAGAGACATCATTAATTATGGAGGCTTGTGGGCAAATGAAGTAAAAGAAGCCATCTATTTTGTCGGACTTACTGATAGCAATAAACAGTTATTAAGTGGTGATAAAGTTTATGAAATCAAGTTTCCAAAAGAAGCACTTCCGGATACCATGGTCAACGCATTCTGGTCGGTAACGCTTTATAGTGTACCGGATTACAGAGTAGTTGACAACAAATTAAAGCGATACAATCTTAATAATATTTCGGGTTTAAAGAAAAATGCAGATGGCTCCATGAGCATTTGGCTGGGTTCATCCTTACCAAAAAATGCACCTCAGGAGAATTGGCTGCCAACTCCTGCCGGAAAAGGTTTTGCTTTAACGATGCGCATGTACGTCTCTAAAAAACCGGTACTTGATGGAACATGGTTTCCAAGTCCGATTGAGCTTAAAACAAATTAATCGTTAAAGAAAGATTTTGTCTTTCAGGGAAAAGCGTCGTTACGGTTGAAATAAAAAATAAAAAAATGTCAAAATCATCCGAAGAAAAAAGCGAAAATGTATTTGACTCCGCAGTGTCAAAAGAAGAACGTTATGCGAAAGGAAAAGAACTACGCAAAACGATTCCGCGATCTTGTCATGAAGAATGGAAACCGGATAAAGAGCGCAAAGACCCTGTTGAAATTTTAATCGGTACCAGTGTTGGAAGGGTTGAAAGTTTAATCCCAATTCGGTACAGCCGAATGATGCAATCTCCGTTTTCTTTTTACAGAGGAGCAGCAGCCATTATGGCTTCTGATTTGGCACAAACGAAAGACACCGGAATTTATCTTCAGCTTTGTGGTGATTGTCATTTGATGAATTTTGGCGGATTTGCAACTCCCGAACGCAAATTGGTTTTTGATATAAATGATTTCGACGAAACTTTTCCGGGCCCATGGGAATGGGATGTAAAAAGACTCGCAGCAAGTTTTGCCATAGCAGGAAGATGGAAAAAGTTCTCGGATAAAATGTGTAAAGAATTTGCCTGGAATGTTGCCGACAGTTACAAAAGACATCTGTTTGACTACAGTAAATTATCGGCGCTACAAATATGGTATGCCGATATTGATCTGGCAGAACTTATCGAAAAAGGCGACGATGAAGAGATCAAATCCTTTCAGCAAAAACG is a window from the Flavobacterium cupriresistens genome containing:
- the pyk gene encoding pyruvate kinase; this encodes MLTNKKTKIVATLGPACSTREIIKDMIEAGVNVFRINFSHADYEGVKEKIEIIRGLNEEFGYTTAILGDLQGPKLRVGVMEEGTVVHDGDLITFTTAEDIIGTASKVFMKYQNFPNDVNPGERILLDDGKLIFEIISTDKKSEVVAKVIQGGELKSKKGVNLPNTKISLPALTEKDIADAIFAIGQKVDWIALSFVKTPRDLQDLQELIAQHSEYKIPIVAKIEMPEALENIDKIVAYCDALMVARGDLGVELPAHEVPLVQKDLIRRAKTARIPVIVATQMMETMITSLTPTRAEVNDVANSVMDGADAVMLSGETATGNYPVQVIQKMTQICEAVEDSPLINVPQNTPQIKTKRFITKTVCHQAALLANEIDAKAICTLTNSGYTAFQISAWRPSSAHILVFTSNRRILTQLNLLWGVKSYFYDKDESTDDTVTDVNKIAVEKGYAVKGDYLINLAAMPIKDKGMVNTMRVSEIE
- a CDS encoding arylsulfatase, coding for MKQINFKCRFRNAIQLVALICFTGLHAQNNKKPNILIIWGDDIGTTNISAYSDGLMGFTTPNIDRIANEGERFLHYYGEQSCTAGRAAFLTGQHGLRTGLTKVGFPGAPMGMSQLDPSIGGIMKQLGYVTGQFGKNHVGDRNESLPTVNGFDEFFGNLYHLNAEEEPELPDYPKDPEYLKKYGPRGVLKCTATNSDDATTDDRFGRVGKQKIEDTGALTKKRMETVDDETSAAAIDFIKRQHAAGKPFFCWWNGTRMHLRTHVRAEHRGKYTHGDSEYIDGMIEHDITVGDLLKALDDLGIADNTIVVYSTDNGPHMNTWPDAAMTPFRSEKNTNWEGAYRVPCIVRWPGVIKPGTVTTEIMSHNDWMPTLASIAGEPDLAKKLLTGYTANGKNYKVHLDGYDQSNFLKGKSPKSARDKFFYTDDDGLLVGLREGDYKYVFAEQRLEGTMGVWAEPFTKLRLQKIFNLYQDPFERADITSNTFWDWQLNHVQLMYGAIQDVVAFAGTFKEYPPRSIPPSFSAYTIMEETMKDIKAKQYIEKNILAKEKGQDEPTDKKKK
- a CDS encoding HAD family hydrolase; this translates as MLRKILLVQLGVLLLVSCKKSDTITVPITDGKQTENTVAGDPLPSWTDGTLKNDIIAYVEKVTKEGSPDFIPIENRIATFDNDGTLWAEKPYVQELFAFYRVKKMTDANPELTKKQPFKAVIEKDKTYFEKGGQKALIELIAATHTGMTEDAFEADVKDFFATAKFPGKNVPLTQIRYQPQLELLAYLRANGFKTFIVTGGTIELVRGISSDFYGIPKEQVVGTSFKYKFDEANRTIIREPALNQFNDKTAKPVGIQLHIGQRPVFACGNEGGAGDIAMLEYCQSNKYPSFQLLVNHNDSIREYSYSEKDNASLNAAAKNKWHVVNMKEDWKKVFADK
- a CDS encoding DUF1214 domain-containing protein → MKKIILILIFVFAFFSCKKEAATHTDSTATTENKATPSDQDIAAAYTYLYGRYLVIQQENHDINVEKVGYNKIKYNPLGSAQFVNPNLDVAYLEAWIAVDKEHAVILNIPKVEGRYYTAQLLDGWGEVITNINERNYPKTPYGKFALVLKGTNPVIPANAVKIELPSEKVKMLARVELKGTPAVAKKLQEQFTFEVPSGIKIAPPLTIPDFTPAKPIGAEIFDKVKEVIDSYPDVMPKAKEYQAKAITVGEFYKKDDITKGHTEDIVKTKAIPGFLAGAKGFGTQKGGWSVSYVAGKFGDDIMARDIINYGGLWANEVKEAIYFVGLTDSNKQLLSGDKVYEIKFPKEALPDTMVNAFWSVTLYSVPDYRVVDNKLKRYNLNNISGLKKNADGSMSIWLGSSLPKNAPQENWLPTPAGKGFALTMRMYVSKKPVLDGTWFPSPIELKTN